A region of Marnyiella aurantia DNA encodes the following proteins:
- a CDS encoding DUF4153 domain-containing protein, producing MKTHQLILLTTVLFVTLFYGEDMGLNFGILGISYALLTLFRTPESIRSRPFLILFVLSILSSVAFAWYGDFASFLAVFTSLALLTFSSRDHRLKSLFVIPVFAVNFITFIYRVFQFGEWLPTVNTSSAFKRLIAVILIPVFFVLAFFGIYSLGSTHFAGIFDNWQWDFDVWQFIALSVLGFFVAFNFWNYKIDNFFPAWNNYLKNDFDADQQAQKPTSSFLGIDSERTSGVISFAALNLLLLIFIVTFNFEQFFETSTSASELSSETHDRVNAVILSIVMAVVVIMFYFKGSFNFDQKARPLKLLAQIWLTLNMILVISAIIKNSEYILNLGLTYKRLGVYAFLVLCIIGLSLTFIKIRKQKTNAFLFNHMAWYFYGTVLIAAFINWGYLATSYNINNNKGNFNFHQSMNYNEDLLFEKYPEEVRKSIIPHEIRWEQDKTFLSSILYYKTLNFDK from the coding sequence ATGAAAACACATCAATTGATCCTTCTCACCACTGTACTGTTCGTCACGCTGTTTTATGGCGAAGATATGGGACTAAACTTTGGAATTTTAGGAATTTCCTATGCCTTACTTACGCTTTTCCGAACACCGGAAAGCATCCGTTCACGCCCGTTTCTCATCCTTTTTGTACTGAGCATCCTGTCCAGTGTGGCATTTGCATGGTACGGGGATTTTGCTTCTTTTCTGGCCGTATTTACCTCACTGGCTCTGCTTACATTCAGTTCACGGGACCACAGGTTAAAATCCCTGTTTGTTATTCCCGTTTTCGCTGTAAATTTTATCACCTTTATATACCGCGTCTTTCAGTTTGGCGAATGGCTACCGACCGTAAATACCTCTTCAGCATTTAAAAGACTGATTGCAGTTATTCTGATCCCGGTATTTTTCGTCCTGGCTTTCTTCGGCATCTACTCTTTAGGCAGTACGCACTTTGCGGGAATTTTTGATAATTGGCAATGGGATTTTGATGTCTGGCAGTTTATAGCTCTCAGCGTGTTGGGATTTTTTGTAGCCTTTAACTTCTGGAATTATAAGATTGATAATTTCTTTCCTGCATGGAATAACTATCTGAAGAACGATTTTGATGCCGACCAACAAGCCCAAAAGCCCACCTCGTCATTTCTTGGTATTGATTCCGAAAGGACCAGTGGGGTAATCTCTTTTGCCGCCCTCAATCTACTGCTACTGATTTTCATCGTAACCTTTAATTTTGAACAGTTTTTTGAAACATCCACTTCCGCCAGTGAACTGTCCAGCGAAACACACGACCGGGTGAACGCTGTAATCCTGTCAATAGTAATGGCAGTCGTGGTAATCATGTTCTATTTCAAGGGAAGTTTTAATTTTGACCAGAAAGCCAGACCATTAAAACTTCTTGCGCAAATCTGGCTCACACTTAATATGATTTTAGTGATTTCCGCTATAATCAAGAATTCAGAGTACATTCTTAATCTCGGACTCACATATAAGCGACTGGGTGTATATGCCTTTTTAGTTTTGTGCATCATAGGCCTTTCACTTACTTTTATAAAAATCCGGAAACAGAAAACCAATGCATTCCTGTTTAATCATATGGCCTGGTATTTCTATGGAACAGTATTAATTGCGGCATTCATCAACTGGGGATATTTGGCAACGTCTTACAACATCAATAACAATAAGGGTAATTTCAATTTTCATCAAAGTATGAATTATAATGAAGATCTTCTTTTTGAAAAGTATCCCGAAGAAGTCCGGAAATCAATTATTCCGCATGAAATTAGATGGGAACAGGACAAAACATTTCTGTCGAGTATCCTGTATTACAAGACATTAAATTTTGACAAATGA
- a CDS encoding enoyl-CoA hydratase/isomerase family protein — translation MNNGFVNHEIKNNIAEITFGHPKSNSLPGEILEKLAQTILQTGKDAAVKAILLKSDGEKAFCAGASFDELLSIEELEASTKFFGGFAKVLNAMRNCGKLVIVRVQGKTTGGGVGIASAADYCFAVENAAMALTELNLGIGPFVIGPYVERKIGKSAYAAMSIDADFRSANWCEKHDVYHSVSPTIAEMDAKLDEFLAALSARSTDALALIKKVSWEGTEHFESLMPERIHMSASLILEDSAKQNIEKIKERLRAK, via the coding sequence ATGAACAACGGATTTGTAAACCACGAAATCAAGAACAATATTGCCGAAATCACTTTCGGACATCCAAAAAGTAACTCTCTTCCGGGTGAAATCCTGGAAAAACTGGCCCAAACTATTCTGCAAACCGGAAAAGATGCAGCTGTAAAGGCCATCCTACTTAAATCTGACGGAGAGAAAGCCTTCTGCGCCGGTGCCAGCTTCGACGAACTTCTGTCCATTGAAGAGCTTGAAGCTTCTACGAAATTCTTTGGCGGTTTTGCGAAAGTGCTGAACGCAATGCGCAATTGTGGCAAACTGGTAATCGTTCGGGTTCAGGGAAAAACAACCGGTGGTGGAGTAGGAATTGCCTCCGCGGCAGATTACTGTTTTGCTGTTGAGAATGCGGCGATGGCTCTTACAGAACTGAATCTGGGAATCGGACCTTTTGTTATCGGGCCATATGTGGAGAGAAAAATCGGAAAATCTGCATACGCAGCAATGTCAATTGATGCTGATTTCCGCAGCGCAAACTGGTGCGAAAAGCATGATGTTTACCATTCAGTTTCTCCAACGATTGCTGAAATGGATGCAAAACTTGATGAATTTTTGGCTGCGCTTTCGGCTAGAAGTACAGATGCTTTGGCGTTAATCAAGAAAGTATCATGGGAAGGCACCGAACATTTCGAAAGCCTGATGCCGGAAAGAATACACATGAGTGCAAGTCTGATTCTGGAAGATTCAGCCAAACAGAATATTGAAAAAATTAAAGAAAGGTTGCGGGCAAAATAA
- a CDS encoding winged helix-turn-helix domain-containing protein, protein MISKLNKEFESRVRLGIMSVLMVNDWVDFTEMKNLLEITDGNLASHSTALEKSEYIEVKKEFVGKKPKTSYRATETGKKAFGEHLSALEKLLGR, encoded by the coding sequence ATGATAAGTAAACTCAACAAAGAATTTGAAAGCCGCGTCAGACTGGGTATTATGTCCGTTTTGATGGTAAACGACTGGGTTGATTTTACGGAAATGAAAAATTTGCTTGAAATTACCGACGGTAACCTGGCGAGTCACAGCACGGCTTTGGAAAAATCAGAATATATTGAAGTGAAAAAGGAATTTGTAGGCAAGAAACCGAAGACTTCCTATCGCGCAACTGAAACGGGAAAGAAGGCTTTTGGTGAACATCTATCTGCACTGGAAAAGCTACTGGGAAGGTAA
- a CDS encoding class I SAM-dependent methyltransferase has product MDKRELRSSIFRHLDGIVTAPVVAALQKRRILNLIYETNTITLQQLTAKTGGHEGYLNVALRVLASQGFLDYRLNSEDETVTISANAHTNQLLPLVHLYEKVIPFQRESTSFNFQQLEPQSFNNLVQLFDEFRENSGLQLSENEKAKQLQQQVLKHIEGCLVGPIIVQLGMNGMFHKYFMETSFQAVEFHKNPENFEKILDFLTDLGWFTKNNKNYKFTESGLYFARRAASYGVTVSYLPLFNRLEDLLFGDPKKLRETAEGEDEIHVDRKMNVWGSGGAHSTYFKVVTDFIVSIFNQPIHLQPKGILDMGCGNGAFIQHIFETIERHTLRGRMLEDYPLFLVGADYNQAALNVTRANLINNDIWAKVIWGDIGDPDRLARDLKDNYEIDLSDLVNIRTFLDHNRIWKNPTDLNPDRVSTSSGAFAFRGKRIPNKLVEENLKEHLNLWLPYIKKNGLLVIELHTLNPELTSQHLGETASTAYDATHGFSDQYIVEVDVFHKICNEVGLTVDKDLFKKYPDSDLATVSINLLKA; this is encoded by the coding sequence ATGGATAAAAGAGAACTCCGAAGTTCCATTTTCAGACACCTTGACGGAATTGTTACTGCTCCGGTGGTGGCCGCGCTTCAGAAAAGACGGATCCTGAACCTGATCTATGAGACAAATACAATAACACTGCAGCAACTTACGGCCAAAACAGGCGGACATGAAGGCTATCTGAACGTGGCATTACGGGTTTTGGCATCACAGGGATTTCTGGATTACCGACTGAACAGTGAAGATGAAACGGTAACCATTTCTGCAAATGCCCATACTAACCAGCTGCTTCCTCTCGTTCATCTATATGAAAAAGTAATTCCATTTCAGCGTGAATCCACAAGCTTCAACTTTCAGCAGCTGGAACCGCAGTCCTTCAACAATCTTGTGCAGCTGTTTGATGAATTCCGGGAGAATTCTGGACTTCAACTTTCCGAAAACGAAAAAGCAAAGCAACTTCAGCAACAGGTTTTGAAGCATATCGAAGGTTGTCTGGTAGGTCCAATCATTGTTCAGCTCGGAATGAACGGTATGTTCCATAAATATTTCATGGAAACCTCATTCCAGGCCGTCGAATTTCATAAAAACCCGGAGAACTTCGAAAAAATTCTTGATTTCCTGACTGACTTGGGATGGTTTACCAAAAATAACAAGAACTATAAATTTACTGAAAGCGGACTTTATTTCGCTCGCCGTGCTGCCTCATACGGTGTTACTGTGTCTTATCTCCCATTATTTAACCGACTGGAAGATCTGCTTTTCGGGGATCCAAAAAAGTTGCGCGAAACTGCTGAAGGCGAGGACGAAATCCACGTAGACAGAAAAATGAATGTTTGGGGAAGCGGCGGCGCACATTCCACTTATTTTAAAGTAGTGACAGATTTTATTGTTTCGATCTTTAATCAGCCTATCCATCTTCAGCCGAAAGGCATCCTGGATATGGGTTGTGGCAACGGTGCCTTTATCCAGCACATTTTCGAAACTATTGAGAGGCATACTTTACGTGGCAGAATGCTGGAGGATTACCCACTTTTCCTTGTTGGCGCCGATTATAACCAGGCGGCACTTAATGTAACCCGGGCAAATCTCATCAACAATGATATCTGGGCAAAGGTAATCTGGGGCGATATCGGTGATCCTGACCGGTTGGCCCGGGACCTGAAAGACAATTACGAGATAGACCTGTCGGACCTTGTGAACATCCGCACCTTTCTGGATCACAACAGAATTTGGAAAAATCCCACGGATTTGAATCCGGATCGAGTTTCTACTTCAAGCGGAGCTTTTGCTTTCCGCGGGAAAAGGATTCCGAATAAGCTTGTAGAAGAAAATCTGAAAGAGCACCTGAACCTTTGGCTGCCCTACATTAAAAAGAACGGTTTACTGGTGATTGAACTTCATACGCTAAATCCCGAACTGACAAGTCAACATCTTGGTGAAACAGCTTCTACAGCCTACGATGCTACCCATGGATTCTCCGATCAGTATATTGTGGAAGTAGATGTTTTCCACAAAATCTGCAATGAAGTCGGACTGACCGTGGATAAAGATCTGTTCAAAAAATATCCGGATTCTGATTTGGCGACTGTTTCAATAAATCTGCTGAAGGCATAA
- the paaZ gene encoding phenylacetic acid degradation bifunctional protein PaaZ: MMKLKNYIYGQWSEGSGEEIPLYNAVNGELVAISDTGGIDYQQALDYGRTVGYKNLSSMTFYDRGEMLKKVALYLLERKKKYYELSYKTGATHADSWVDIEGGFGTFFTYSGLAKRMLPNTPFWLDGDTQKISANGTFIGTHILTPSEGVSVQINAYNFPVWGMMEKLSTSLLAGVPSIVKPATPGSYLTNAVFTDMIESRILPEGAIQLVCGEPGNMLDYVQDGDSVLFTGSARTGKKLKSLPSVSTNAVRFNMEADSLNCSILGLDAKPGTPEFDLFIKEVRNEITTKAGQKCTAIRRIMVPENLVDEVQNALGKALDQTKIGNPLNRETRMGSLVGKQQYEEVLKNVNLLKAETELIYDGQHELLDASYESGSFMSPKIFYNDKPFEKNISHDVEAFGPVSTLMPYRDAEEAAALAKRGKGSLVGSIVSNDEKFVAETSWKMASQHGRIFVLNRDSAKESTGHGSPLPTLMHGGPGRAGGGEEMGGLNGLHFFLQKTAVQGSPDMLSAITKVYQQGATQNFSDRHPFRKFFEEVEIGDSLETAGRTVTEADIVNFSNVSWDHFYAHTDSTSLNGTIFDKTVAHGYFILSAAAGLFVSGKKGPVIANYGLENASFFKPVYAGDTITVYLTAKEKINKGVKGRNIPSGVVKWLVEVVNQRDEIVCVATILTLVAKQSPFLELNAKEIQKRLNGLADCTERKFGEMTPQMMVEHLEEVMRNGFSKLDPSDFPEIPAEKMELLQDWIYTDQKIRPGAKYPMLAEGEMPTLRFKNLAQAKENLMQTLKEYLIYYRENPDAEHFHPRFGTLNKEMMELFHRKHFTHHFEQFGL; the protein is encoded by the coding sequence ATCATGAAACTAAAAAATTATATATACGGCCAGTGGAGCGAAGGTTCCGGCGAAGAAATTCCATTATACAACGCAGTAAACGGTGAATTGGTTGCTATTTCCGATACCGGCGGTATTGATTACCAGCAGGCGCTGGACTACGGACGCACCGTTGGTTATAAAAACCTTTCGTCCATGACCTTTTACGACCGTGGCGAAATGCTGAAGAAGGTCGCTCTTTATCTTCTGGAGAGAAAGAAGAAGTATTATGAGCTTTCTTATAAGACGGGTGCAACACATGCTGATTCGTGGGTGGACATCGAAGGTGGTTTCGGTACGTTCTTCACCTATTCCGGTCTGGCAAAACGGATGTTGCCTAACACGCCGTTCTGGTTGGATGGCGATACGCAGAAGATTTCAGCAAACGGAACGTTCATCGGAACTCATATCCTGACGCCAAGTGAAGGTGTTTCGGTTCAGATCAATGCCTATAATTTTCCGGTATGGGGAATGATGGAAAAACTTTCGACTTCACTTCTGGCTGGTGTTCCAAGTATTGTAAAGCCCGCCACACCGGGATCTTACCTTACCAACGCGGTTTTCACCGATATGATTGAAAGCAGAATTCTGCCTGAAGGTGCCATACAGCTGGTTTGCGGTGAGCCTGGAAATATGCTTGATTATGTTCAGGACGGCGACTCTGTACTTTTTACAGGTTCGGCCAGAACGGGTAAAAAATTGAAATCCCTGCCTTCTGTATCAACCAATGCTGTGCGCTTCAATATGGAAGCCGATTCACTGAACTGCTCCATTTTAGGTTTGGATGCGAAACCCGGCACACCGGAATTTGATCTCTTCATAAAGGAAGTCCGCAATGAGATTACAACCAAGGCGGGTCAGAAATGTACAGCAATCCGCCGTATTATGGTGCCGGAGAATTTGGTTGATGAAGTTCAGAATGCCCTAGGTAAAGCTTTGGACCAGACCAAAATAGGTAATCCGCTGAACCGTGAGACCCGTATGGGTTCTTTAGTTGGCAAACAGCAGTACGAAGAAGTTCTTAAAAATGTTAATCTTCTTAAGGCCGAAACAGAACTTATCTATGACGGGCAGCATGAACTTCTGGATGCCAGTTACGAGTCAGGATCTTTCATGAGTCCGAAAATCTTTTATAACGATAAGCCTTTCGAAAAGAATATCTCTCACGATGTGGAAGCGTTCGGACCTGTTTCTACGCTTATGCCGTACCGCGATGCCGAAGAAGCCGCTGCATTAGCAAAACGCGGAAAAGGAAGTTTGGTGGGTTCCATCGTTTCCAATGACGAAAAATTTGTTGCAGAAACTTCCTGGAAAATGGCTTCGCAGCACGGACGTATTTTCGTCCTGAATCGCGACAGTGCCAAGGAAAGTACCGGTCACGGCTCACCGTTGCCTACACTTATGCACGGCGGACCGGGAAGAGCGGGTGGTGGCGAAGAAATGGGCGGGCTTAACGGTCTGCACTTTTTCCTTCAAAAAACGGCGGTTCAGGGTTCACCGGATATGCTTTCTGCCATTACAAAGGTGTACCAGCAGGGTGCCACGCAGAATTTCTCTGACAGACATCCTTTCAGAAAGTTCTTTGAAGAAGTAGAAATCGGTGATTCGCTGGAAACTGCCGGCAGAACGGTTACTGAAGCCGATATTGTTAATTTTTCCAATGTTTCGTGGGACCACTTCTACGCGCACACTGATTCCACCAGTTTGAACGGAACCATCTTCGACAAAACCGTTGCACATGGATATTTTATCCTTTCAGCGGCAGCAGGTCTGTTTGTTTCCGGCAAAAAAGGGCCGGTAATCGCCAATTACGGACTGGAAAATGCAAGTTTCTTCAAACCTGTATACGCAGGAGATACCATTACTGTTTATCTTACCGCAAAAGAGAAAATAAACAAAGGTGTAAAAGGGCGCAATATCCCGAGCGGCGTAGTAAAGTGGCTTGTTGAAGTTGTGAATCAGCGTGATGAGATAGTATGTGTTGCCACCATCCTTACACTGGTAGCGAAACAGTCGCCGTTTTTGGAGTTGAATGCGAAGGAAATTCAGAAGCGTTTGAACGGATTAGCTGATTGCACCGAAAGAAAGTTCGGAGAAATGACTCCGCAAATGATGGTGGAGCATCTGGAAGAAGTGATGCGCAACGGTTTCAGTAAACTGGATCCCTCAGACTTCCCGGAAATTCCGGCGGAAAAAATGGAATTGCTGCAGGACTGGATTTATACTGACCAAAAGATCAGACCCGGTGCAAAGTATCCAATGCTTGCGGAAGGTGAAATGCCGACCCTCAGATTCAAAAATCTTGCTCAGGCCAAAGAAAACCTTATGCAAACCCTTAAGGAATATCTTATTTACTACCGTGAGAATCCGGACGCGGAACATTTCCATCCGCGTTTCGGAACACTGAACAAAGAAATGATGGAGTTATTCCACAGGAAGCACTTCACGCATCATTTCGAACAGTTCGGATTGTAA
- a CDS encoding GxxExxY protein, whose amino-acid sequence MTENEMTYLIRKSIFEVYNVLGPGLLESVYEKALEIELENNGLAQVPQFPISVDYKGISLGLGFRADILVEEKIIIEVKSVVELAPVHHKQLLNYLKLTNLHLGILVNFNTDNLNADIVRIINGYV is encoded by the coding sequence ATGACAGAAAATGAGATGACATATCTGATTAGAAAGTCAATTTTTGAGGTCTATAATGTGCTCGGTCCTGGATTATTGGAAAGTGTTTATGAAAAGGCGTTAGAGATTGAGCTTGAAAATAACGGTTTAGCACAGGTGCCGCAGTTTCCCATTTCGGTAGATTATAAAGGAATTTCGTTAGGCCTCGGATTTCGGGCAGACATTTTGGTAGAGGAGAAAATCATAATCGAGGTTAAATCAGTGGTAGAATTAGCGCCGGTTCATCATAAACAATTATTAAATTATCTTAAACTAACTAATCTGCATCTAGGTATTTTGGTTAATTTCAACACTGATAATCTGAATGCGGATATTGTCAGAATCATAAACGGTTATGTGTAA
- the paaD gene encoding 1,2-phenylacetyl-CoA epoxidase subunit PaaD has protein sequence MDNLLEILAEIPDPEIPVINIVELGIVREARMIAEDEVEVVITPTYSACPAMFNIEEDIIKLFREKGLSAKVITKISPIWTTDWMTDEAREKLRVYGITPPEKGADKDHLNVPKKCPRCGSANSTQISRFGSTLCKASYQCNDCLEPFDYFKCH, from the coding sequence ATGGACAATTTACTTGAAATATTAGCTGAAATCCCGGATCCTGAAATCCCGGTAATCAATATCGTGGAGCTCGGCATTGTGCGGGAGGCAAGGATGATTGCTGAAGATGAGGTGGAAGTTGTAATAACGCCCACTTATTCAGCTTGTCCGGCTATGTTTAATATTGAAGAGGATATTATTAAGCTGTTCCGTGAAAAAGGATTAAGCGCAAAAGTTATTACGAAGATTTCTCCCATCTGGACCACGGACTGGATGACCGACGAGGCACGGGAAAAACTAAGGGTATACGGTATTACCCCACCTGAAAAAGGAGCTGATAAAGATCATCTGAACGTTCCAAAGAAATGCCCGCGATGCGGATCTGCTAACAGTACTCAGATTAGCAGGTTTGGGTCTACGCTGTGCAAGGCCAGTTACCAGTGTAACGACTGTCTGGAGCCGTTTGACTATTTTAAATGTCACTAA
- a CDS encoding SMUG2 DNA glycosylase family protein, with translation MQTFGEKVVEFNKKLKYTGTLPEGFDVLNPFFDNPETLEVMTSFYHKFYSDHCSRKFIIGINPSRHGAGVTGVPFTDTKRLQSVCGIEMKSAHTHEISSVYLYDVIEQYGGAERFYADFYINSPFPLAIIRKQKNGSWLNANYYDDKSLFEAVKKFMVESIRNHISLGLDTSEVFVLGKKNAAFIEKLNSENHFFDKLTVLEHPRYIQQYKSREKQLYIDKYLIALNKE, from the coding sequence ATGCAAACCTTCGGTGAGAAAGTCGTAGAATTCAACAAAAAATTAAAATATACCGGCACACTTCCGGAAGGTTTTGATGTGCTGAACCCTTTTTTCGATAATCCTGAAACGCTGGAGGTTATGACTTCCTTTTACCATAAGTTTTACAGCGATCATTGTTCGAGGAAATTTATCATTGGTATCAATCCCAGCCGGCATGGCGCCGGCGTTACCGGAGTTCCGTTTACGGATACGAAAAGGTTGCAGTCGGTATGTGGGATAGAAATGAAGTCCGCGCATACGCATGAGATTTCATCGGTTTATCTCTATGATGTTATTGAACAGTATGGTGGTGCGGAGCGGTTTTATGCGGATTTTTATATAAATTCGCCGTTTCCTCTGGCTATCATCAGGAAGCAAAAAAATGGAAGTTGGCTGAATGCGAATTATTACGACGACAAGTCACTGTTTGAGGCTGTAAAGAAATTCATGGTTGAAAGCATCAGGAATCATATCAGTTTAGGCCTGGATACTTCGGAAGTGTTTGTTTTGGGAAAGAAAAATGCTGCGTTCATTGAGAAACTCAACAGTGAAAACCATTTTTTCGATAAGTTGACAGTGTTGGAACATCCAAGATACATTCAACAGTACAAAAGCAGGGAGAAACAGTTATACATTGATAAATATTTAATTGCGCTAAATAAAGAATAA
- a CDS encoding 3-hydroxyacyl-CoA dehydrogenase NAD-binding domain-containing protein: MKQIGIIGSGTMGIGIAQVASAAGCTVFLFDANAAQTEKSLGGLQKTLARLVEKNKISAKDSENIFGRINFCRDIAEFKGCDLVIEAIIENKEIKTGVFRKVEETVSENCVIASNTSSISITSLSAELQKPSRFIGIHFFNPAPLMPLVEVIPGLLTEENLPQQMYDLMKSWGKEPIIAKDVPGFIVNRIARPFYGEALRIVEENIATPEQVDDAMRTLGNFRMGPFELMDLIGIDVNFSVTKTVYADYFFDPKYKPSLLQQRMSEAKLHGRKTGRGFYDYSENAVKPEPVKEDNLYAEIFMRIISMLINEAVEAKRLGIASDADLELAMQKGVNYPKGLLAWGSEIGYRYVGATLQRLYETYQEERYRQSPLLTKL, encoded by the coding sequence ATGAAACAAATAGGAATAATAGGTTCCGGCACCATGGGAATTGGTATTGCACAGGTCGCCTCTGCTGCCGGCTGCACCGTTTTTCTTTTTGATGCAAATGCTGCTCAAACTGAAAAATCACTTGGTGGTCTGCAAAAAACACTGGCAAGACTAGTTGAAAAGAACAAAATTTCAGCGAAGGATTCCGAAAACATTTTCGGGAGGATAAATTTCTGCCGGGATATTGCTGAATTTAAAGGTTGTGACCTGGTCATTGAAGCGATCATCGAAAATAAGGAGATAAAAACCGGAGTTTTCCGTAAGGTGGAGGAAACAGTTTCCGAAAACTGCGTTATAGCAAGTAATACATCATCTATTTCAATAACATCACTTTCAGCGGAGCTTCAGAAGCCGTCCAGGTTTATCGGCATTCATTTCTTTAATCCTGCGCCTTTAATGCCTTTGGTTGAAGTGATTCCGGGTCTCCTGACAGAAGAAAACCTTCCACAGCAGATGTATGACCTGATGAAATCGTGGGGAAAAGAACCTATAATCGCCAAAGATGTCCCCGGATTCATCGTAAACCGTATTGCCAGGCCTTTTTACGGCGAAGCGCTGCGCATCGTTGAAGAAAATATTGCGACGCCGGAACAGGTGGATGATGCCATGAGAACCTTAGGTAATTTCCGAATGGGACCGTTTGAACTGATGGACCTGATTGGAATTGATGTTAATTTCTCAGTAACTAAAACCGTCTATGCCGATTATTTCTTCGATCCAAAATATAAACCCAGCCTGCTGCAGCAGCGAATGAGCGAAGCCAAACTGCACGGACGCAAAACGGGCCGTGGATTTTATGATTACAGTGAAAATGCGGTAAAACCGGAACCTGTAAAAGAGGATAACCTGTATGCTGAGATCTTTATGAGAATTATCTCAATGCTTATTAACGAAGCTGTTGAAGCCAAACGTTTAGGAATTGCCAGCGATGCCGATCTGGAACTGGCCATGCAGAAGGGCGTAAACTACCCGAAAGGTCTGCTGGCGTGGGGCAGCGAGATTGGCTACCGCTATGTGGGCGCTACATTGCAGAGGCTGTATGAAACCTATCAGGAAGAAAGGTACAGGCAAAGCCCATTGCTTACCAAACTATAA
- a CDS encoding enoyl-CoA hydratase/isomerase family protein, whose product MYTYSQFDVESHFGGRLKIAYLNQPETMNALTKPLLAELRDFVEFYNKDEDTRCIAIAGRGKAFSSGQNLAAIDFMNPEVNVPREVERIVLDYYNPLVMSIAYARKPVISLVNGPAVGAGAMLALICDFSVVSDRAYFSQAFSNIGLIPDTGGTYFLQKVLGRQMAHYMAYTGKKLSAEEAHRLGMVAEVWPEAEFEVKAMEMLETITNQPTTALSLTKRALRKSYDNSLKEQLDIESRYQSAASATEDFREGILAFSEKRKPVYKGK is encoded by the coding sequence ATGTATACCTATTCACAATTTGATGTGGAATCGCATTTTGGAGGCCGGTTAAAGATCGCCTACCTGAACCAGCCTGAAACCATGAACGCACTTACCAAACCCCTATTGGCAGAACTGCGCGATTTTGTAGAGTTTTATAATAAGGATGAAGATACACGCTGCATCGCAATTGCGGGCCGCGGGAAAGCTTTTTCATCAGGTCAGAATCTGGCCGCCATCGATTTTATGAATCCTGAGGTAAATGTACCGCGTGAAGTGGAACGCATAGTTCTGGATTATTACAATCCTCTGGTTATGTCCATCGCTTATGCACGCAAGCCGGTTATTTCGCTCGTAAACGGTCCTGCCGTAGGGGCGGGAGCCATGCTGGCTCTAATTTGTGACTTCTCAGTGGTTTCAGACAGGGCTTATTTTTCACAGGCATTTTCGAACATTGGACTTATCCCGGACACGGGCGGAACTTATTTCCTGCAGAAAGTTCTGGGCAGACAGATGGCACATTATATGGCGTATACAGGAAAAAAACTGAGTGCTGAAGAGGCACACAGACTTGGAATGGTAGCCGAAGTATGGCCGGAAGCAGAATTTGAGGTAAAAGCTATGGAGATGCTTGAAACCATCACTAACCAGCCAACCACTGCACTTTCATTAACAAAAAGAGCTTTGCGTAAATCCTATGATAACAGTTTGAAGGAGCAGCTGGATATTGAAAGCAGATACCAGTCTGCAGCATCGGCTACAGAGGACTTCCGTGAAGGCATACTGGCGTTTTCGGAAAAAAGGAAGCCTGTTTACAAAGGCAAATAG
- a CDS encoding PaaI family thioesterase, translating into MTPLETAQYMLNQDEFSKWMGIKLVEVREKYCLLEMPVKAEMINGLKTVHGGITFSLADSALAFSSNNTNEASVALNCVINFTKAVRMGDILTAESILISDTRKTGIYDISIKNQDQVLVASFRGTVYKIEKKVTDL; encoded by the coding sequence ATGACTCCCTTAGAAACCGCACAGTACATGCTTAATCAGGACGAATTCTCAAAATGGATGGGTATAAAACTGGTGGAAGTACGCGAAAAATACTGTCTTCTGGAAATGCCCGTGAAAGCCGAAATGATTAACGGCCTGAAAACCGTACACGGCGGGATTACTTTTTCCCTGGCCGATTCGGCACTCGCATTTTCCAGCAACAACACCAACGAAGCGTCTGTGGCATTGAACTGCGTGATTAATTTTACAAAAGCCGTGCGGATGGGCGATATTCTTACCGCTGAAAGCATCCTTATTTCGGATACACGTAAAACCGGTATTTATGATATATCCATAAAGAATCAGGATCAGGTTTTGGTAGCCTCTTTCCGTGGCACGGTGTATAAAATCGAGAAGAAAGTGACGGACCTTTAA